A window from Gossypium raimondii isolate GPD5lz chromosome 7, ASM2569854v1, whole genome shotgun sequence encodes these proteins:
- the LOC105784751 gene encoding protein KINESIN LIGHT CHAIN-RELATED 3 isoform X2: MPGLIMDDNKEEADMNEVNGTSSHIKENVVLNKSPKSARPQSLRGAESASHLNNGMNQADTSIEQLYEDVCDMQSSDQSPSRQSFGSYGEESRIDSELCHLVGGEMREVEIMQEDIDKPEDDSNSNSSSKKGGSSSGKKSGLLEKSQSASAKSISPDHVKKSSQSQTVSEVSTKLSLKGKSPPEKPPINKRNNKILKKSNTGIVSMKKEKGSKLQNGTEDASESWLGNPDLGPFLLKQARDLVSAGDNPQKALELALRAAKSYELCANEIPNLELVVCLHVTAAIYCSLGQYNEAIPLLEQSIEIPLIEESQEHALAKFAGHMQLGDTYAMLGELENSITCYSTGLEVQKHVLGETDPRVGEICRYLAEAHVQALQFDEAQRLCQMALDIHRENGSSAVLEEAADRRLMGLICETRGDHEAALEHLVLASMSMVANGQEAEVASIDCSIGDAYLSLSRYDEAVFAYQKALTAFKTTKGENHPAIGSVFVRLADLYNRTGKLRESKSYCENALRIYEKPTLGIPPEEIASGLTDVSAIYESMNDLDQAIKLLQKALKIYNDCPGQQSTIAGIEAQIGVMYYMLGNYSESYNSFEGAISKLRACGQRKSAFFGVALNQMGLACVQCYAIHEAVQLFEEAKSILEQECGPYHLDTLGVYSNLAGTYDASGRYQYASVPFFSISYLYLIVKIHDATLTFLGLR; the protein is encoded by the coding sequence ATGCCCGGTCTTATTATGGATGATAATAAAGAAGAAGCAGATATGAATGAAGTGAATGGGACTTCATCACATATTAAGGAAAATGTGGTTTTGAATAAGTCCCCTAAGAGCGCAAGACCGCAAAGCCTTCGTGGTGCAGAATCTGCTAGTCACCTCAATAATGGGATGAATCAGGCTGACACCTCCATTGAGCAGCTTTACGAGGATGTGTGTGATATGCAGAGTTCTGATCAGTCACCCTCAAGGCAGAGCTTTGGATCATATGGTGAAGAGTCTAGGATTGATTCGGAATTGTGCCATCTTGTTGGAGGAGAGATGAGAGAAGTTGAAATAATGCAAGAAGATATAGATAAACCAGAAGATGATAGTAATAGTAATTCCTCTTCTAAGAAGGGAGGCTCGTCTAGTGGTAAGAAGTCAGGGTTGTTGGAGAAGAGCCAATCTGCAAGTGCAAAATCCATTTCTCCAGATCATGTCAAGAAATCGTCTCAATCACAAACGGTCTCTGAAGTATCAACAAAACTCAGTCTTAAGGGAAAAAGTCCACCTGAGAAACCTCCCATTAACAAGCGGAACAATAAGATTCTGAAGAAATCAAACACAGGAATTGTATCCATGAAGAAAGAGAAAGGGTCGAAGTTACAAAATGGAACTGAGGATGCTTCCGAGTCATGGTTAGGTAATCCTGATCTTGGACCATTTTTACTCAAGCAAGCTAGAGATTTGGTTTCTGCAGGAGACAATCCCCAGAAAGCTCTTGAATTGGCACTTCGAGCGGCAAAATCATATGAACTTTGCGCCAATGAGATACCCAACTTAGAACTGGTCGTGTGTTTGCATGTTACTGCAGCAATTTATTGCAGCTTAGGCCAGTACAATGAGGCAATTCCTCTTCTTGAACAATCAATTGAGATTCCACTGATTGAGGAAAGCCAGGAGCATGCCCTCGCTAAATTTGCTGGTCATATGCAGTTGGGTGACACTTATGCAATGTTAGGAGAGCTTGAGAACTCAATAACTTGTTACTCCACTGGCCTTGAAGTCCAGAAACATGTTCTTGGAGAAACAGATCCCAGAGTTGGTGAGATCTGCAGGTATTTGGCTGAAGCTCATGTGCAGGCATTGCAATTTGATGAAGCTCAGAGGCTATGTCAAATGGCTCTTGACATTCACAGAGAAAATGGTTCATCAGCTGTTCTTGAAGAGGCAGCGGATCGGAGGCTCATGGGTCTCATATGTGAAACAAGGGGAGACCATGAGGCAGCTTTGGAACATCTTGTTTTAGCCAGTATGTCCATGGTGGCAAATGGCCAGGAGGCAGAAGTGGCTTCTATTGATTGCAGCATTGGAGATGCATACCTATCTTTGTCTAGGTATGATGAGGCTGTTTTTGCCTATCAGAAAGCGCTCACAGCTTTTAAGACAACCAAAGGAGAGAATCATCCAGCAATTGGATCAGTTTTTGTCCGGTTGGCTGACTTGTATAACAGGACAGGGAAATTAAGGGAATCAAAATCATACTGTGAGAATGCTCTCCGAATCTACGAAAAACCCACGCTTGGGATTCCTCCAGAAGAAATTGCAAGTGGCCTCACAGATGTTTCTGCAATCTATGAATCAATGAATGACCTTGATCAGGCAATCAAGTTGCTACAGAAGGCcttaaaaatatacaatgaTTGCCCTGGTCAGCAAAGTACAATTGCTGGAATTGAAGCACAGATAGGAGTAATGTATTACATGCTGGGGAACTATTCAGAATCTTACAACTCCTTCGAAGGTGCCATTTCAAAGCTACGTGCATGTGGACAGAGGAAATCTGCCTTCTTTGGCGTTGCTCTCAATCAGATGGGGCTAGCTTGTGTCCAATGCTACGCTATACATGAGGCTGTCCAGTTGTTCGAAGAAGCCAAGAGCATATTGGAGCAAGAGTGCGGACCATACCACCTTGATACACTTGGTGTTTATAGTAATCTTGCAGGCACTTATGATGCAAGTGGCAGGTATCAATATGCGTCTGTTCCTTTCTTCTCAATCTCATATCTATACCTGATTGTCAAAATTCACGACGCTACACTGACTTTCCTCGGGTTACGCTAG
- the LOC105784751 gene encoding protein KINESIN LIGHT CHAIN-RELATED 3 isoform X1, with protein sequence MPGLIMDDNKEEADMNEVNGTSSHIKENVVLNKSPKSARPQSLRGAESASHLNNGMNQADTSIEQLYEDVCDMQSSDQSPSRQSFGSYGEESRIDSELCHLVGGEMREVEIMQEDIDKPEDDSNSNSSSKKGGSSSGKKSGLLEKSQSASAKSISPDHVKKSSQSQTVSEVSTKLSLKGKSPPEKPPINKRNNKILKKSNTGIVSMKKEKGSKLQNGTEDASESWLGNPDLGPFLLKQARDLVSAGDNPQKALELALRAAKSYELCANEIPNLELVVCLHVTAAIYCSLGQYNEAIPLLEQSIEIPLIEESQEHALAKFAGHMQLGDTYAMLGELENSITCYSTGLEVQKHVLGETDPRVGEICRYLAEAHVQALQFDEAQRLCQMALDIHRENGSSAVLEEAADRRLMGLICETRGDHEAALEHLVLASMSMVANGQEAEVASIDCSIGDAYLSLSRYDEAVFAYQKALTAFKTTKGENHPAIGSVFVRLADLYNRTGKLRESKSYCENALRIYEKPTLGIPPEEIASGLTDVSAIYESMNDLDQAIKLLQKALKIYNDCPGQQSTIAGIEAQIGVMYYMLGNYSESYNSFEGAISKLRACGQRKSAFFGVALNQMGLACVQCYAIHEAVQLFEEAKSILEQECGPYHLDTLGVYSNLAGTYDASGRLDDAIEILEHVVQMREEKLGTATPEVYDEKKRLSELLKEAGRVRSRKARSLETLLDANPHSLNGEGIKV encoded by the exons ATGCCCGGTCTTATTATGGATGATAATAAAGAAGAAGCAGATATGAATGAAGTGAATGGGACTTCATCACATATTAAGGAAAATGTGGTTTTGAATAAGTCCCCTAAGAGCGCAAGACCGCAAAGCCTTCGTGGTGCAGAATCTGCTAGTCACCTCAATAATGGGATGAATCAGGCTGACACCTCCATTGAGCAGCTTTACGAGGATGTGTGTGATATGCAGAGTTCTGATCAGTCACCCTCAAGGCAGAGCTTTGGATCATATGGTGAAGAGTCTAGGATTGATTCGGAATTGTGCCATCTTGTTGGAGGAGAGATGAGAGAAGTTGAAATAATGCAAGAAGATATAGATAAACCAGAAGATGATAGTAATAGTAATTCCTCTTCTAAGAAGGGAGGCTCGTCTAGTGGTAAGAAGTCAGGGTTGTTGGAGAAGAGCCAATCTGCAAGTGCAAAATCCATTTCTCCAGATCATGTCAAGAAATCGTCTCAATCACAAACGGTCTCTGAAGTATCAACAAAACTCAGTCTTAAGGGAAAAAGTCCACCTGAGAAACCTCCCATTAACAAGCGGAACAATAAGATTCTGAAGAAATCAAACACAGGAATTGTATCCATGAAGAAAGAGAAAGGGTCGAAGTTACAAAATGGAACTGAGGATGCTTCCGAGTCATGGTTAGGTAATCCTGATCTTGGACCATTTTTACTCAAGCAAGCTAGAGATTTGGTTTCTGCAGGAGACAATCCCCAGAAAGCTCTTGAATTGGCACTTCGAGCGGCAAAATCATATGAACTTTGCGCCAATGAGATACCCAACTTAGAACTGGTCGTGTGTTTGCATGTTACTGCAGCAATTTATTGCAGCTTAGGCCAGTACAATGAGGCAATTCCTCTTCTTGAACAATCAATTGAGATTCCACTGATTGAGGAAAGCCAGGAGCATGCCCTCGCTAAATTTGCTGGTCATATGCAGTTGGGTGACACTTATGCAATGTTAGGAGAGCTTGAGAACTCAATAACTTGTTACTCCACTGGCCTTGAAGTCCAGAAACATGTTCTTGGAGAAACAGATCCCAGAGTTGGTGAGATCTGCAGGTATTTGGCTGAAGCTCATGTGCAGGCATTGCAATTTGATGAAGCTCAGAGGCTATGTCAAATGGCTCTTGACATTCACAGAGAAAATGGTTCATCAGCTGTTCTTGAAGAGGCAGCGGATCGGAGGCTCATGGGTCTCATATGTGAAACAAGGGGAGACCATGAGGCAGCTTTGGAACATCTTGTTTTAGCCAGTATGTCCATGGTGGCAAATGGCCAGGAGGCAGAAGTGGCTTCTATTGATTGCAGCATTGGAGATGCATACCTATCTTTGTCTAGGTATGATGAGGCTGTTTTTGCCTATCAGAAAGCGCTCACAGCTTTTAAGACAACCAAAGGAGAGAATCATCCAGCAATTGGATCAGTTTTTGTCCGGTTGGCTGACTTGTATAACAGGACAGGGAAATTAAGGGAATCAAAATCATACTGTGAGAATGCTCTCCGAATCTACGAAAAACCCACGCTTGGGATTCCTCCAGAAGAAATTGCAAGTGGCCTCACAGATGTTTCTGCAATCTATGAATCAATGAATGACCTTGATCAGGCAATCAAGTTGCTACAGAAGGCcttaaaaatatacaatgaTTGCCCTGGTCAGCAAAGTACAATTGCTGGAATTGAAGCACAGATAGGAGTAATGTATTACATGCTGGGGAACTATTCAGAATCTTACAACTCCTTCGAAGGTGCCATTTCAAAGCTACGTGCATGTGGACAGAGGAAATCTGCCTTCTTTGGCGTTGCTCTCAATCAGATGGGGCTAGCTTGTGTCCAATGCTACGCTATACATGAGGCTGTCCAGTTGTTCGAAGAAGCCAAGAGCATATTGGAGCAAGAGTGCGGACCATACCACCTTGATACACTTGGTGTTTATAGTAATCTTGCAGGCACTTATGATGCAAGTGGCAG GTTGGATGATGCCATTGAAATATTGGAGCATGTTGTTCAAATGAGAGAGGAAAAACTTGGGACTGCTACTCCTGAGGTTTATGATGAGAAGAAAAGGTTATCTGAATTACTAAAAGAAGCTGGAAGAGTTCGGAGCAGGAAAGCCAGATCATTAGAAACCCTTCTCGATGCCAACCCTCATAGTTTAAATGGTGAAGGAATTAAGGTGTGA